The genomic region CAACTCCGCAACCTATGGATGAGAGCACCGCCAAAGGGATCCTTAAGTACCTGAAAGAACTGGGCCATCCGGCCAGCGCCGCTGACATCACCGCGCGGGGAGAACAAGAGGGCTGGGATGCCGGGTTTACGAAGAAGGTTGCCAGGTGGGCGGAAAAACTGGAGTCCGGAGAGCGTCTTCTGATCCGAGATCCTGAGTATTTTTCGCAGTACATGCGCGAGCAACTCCAGGCCCTGGTATAAGCTGAGCATGCTCGAGAAAATTAACCTTTGATGATGCTCTCGCCGTTGAGGTGAGGGCGTCTTGTTGTAGTTTTGTTTCAACGTCTAAATAGTCAACATTCCCTTCTGTGAAACGTTAAATGATTTTTCGTAGAAGCGCGGGATCGTTTCGTTAGGAACACCGCAATATC from Citrobacter sp. RHB25-C09 harbors:
- a CDS encoding DUF1889 family protein; this encodes MPAVIDKALDFINGMNTSAPTPQPMDESTAKGILKYLKELGHPASAADITARGEQEGWDAGFTKKVARWAEKLESGERLLIRDPEYFSQYMREQLQALV